In the genome of Deltaproteobacteria bacterium, the window GTGCCCTCACCCATGAAGACAAGAAAGATCTCGCCTTCGGCATCGCCAACAAGGTCGATATGATCGCGCTATCCTTCGTGCGCAACAGCCAAGACATCCTCTACGCCCGGCGCGAAATGAAAAAGCAAGGCGCCAATATCCCGATCATCGCCAAAATCGAAAAGCACGAAGCCCTCGACGAACTGGCGGGCATCCTCAAAAACGTCGACGGCATCATGGTCGCGCGCGGCGACTTGGGATTGGAAATCGCCCAGCAAAGAATTCCCGCAATGCAGAAGATGATGATCCGCGAAGCCAATCACCTTGGCAAGCCGGTCATCACCGCCACGCAAATGCTGCGCTCCATGGTGTGGAACCCGCGCCCGACCCGCGCCGAAGTCGCCGACATCGCCAACGCGATCTTGGACGGCACCGACGCGCTGATGCTGTCCGAAGAAACCGCCGCCGGTGAGTATCCGTTGGAAGCGGTGAAGATCATGGCCCAGGTCGCCGAAGAAACCGAAATGCTGCTCGATCCGCGCGAACGGTTCAGCGGCCTGCCGAAAACTATTCCCGAAGCGATCAGCTTCAGCGCCATCTCATTGGCGCGCGATCTTGAGGTAAAAGCTTTTCTCATTCCCACCACGTCCGGGAACACCGCGCGGCTAATCGCACGCTACCGGCCGCGCCAGCCGATCATCGCCGTCAGCCCCGATCCGCAGACGGTAAAAATGCTCTGCCTAGTTTGGGGAGTTTATCCGAAGCCTACCCGCGGCTTCAAAAACACCGACGAGATGGTCCAAGTGCTCCAACAAAGCGCCGTCGAATCCGGCTTGGTCAAGCGCGGCGATCTAGTCGCCATCACCGCCGGCCTGCCGCTGCATCAATCCGGCACCACCAACATGATCACCGCCAAGGTGATCGAATAAGACTTCGCGATCCCGTGCCCAGCGCGGCATAGCCGCAACCAAAAAAGAAAGAAAGTATTCACCACGAAGGACACGAAGAGCACGAAGGTCGGATAATCAATTATCCAAAACCTTCGTGCTCTTCGTGGTGAGATTTCTTCTTGGTCGAAGTAAATTGAAT includes:
- the pyk gene encoding pyruvate kinase, yielding MRRTKIVCTIGPASSSDKMLESLIRAGMNVARLNFSHGDYASHRRVIRKIRQLERKLDMPVAILQDLPGPKIRIGEVAGDRVRLQTRHPFTLTSRKILGSELAVSVSFPGLSKAVKKGDPILLGDGEIELVAVKVSPHEVKCRIVVGGILGSHKGIHFPRSSLNVRALTHEDKKDLAFGIANKVDMIALSFVRNSQDILYARREMKKQGANIPIIAKIEKHEALDELAGILKNVDGIMVARGDLGLEIAQQRIPAMQKMMIREANHLGKPVITATQMLRSMVWNPRPTRAEVADIANAILDGTDALMLSEETAAGEYPLEAVKIMAQVAEETEMLLDPRERFSGLPKTIPEAISFSAISLARDLEVKAFLIPTTSGNTARLIARYRPRQPIIAVSPDPQTVKMLCLVWGVYPKPTRGFKNTDEMVQVLQQSAVESGLVKRGDLVAITAGLPLHQSGTTNMITAKVIE